A part of Apostichopus japonicus isolate 1M-3 chromosome 10, ASM3797524v1, whole genome shotgun sequence genomic DNA contains:
- the LOC139974996 gene encoding uncharacterized protein, producing MDSEGNSQSSEETQTSEKTQTSAENQTSKNTQASKKTQASKKTQASEKTQASEKTQASEKKSEKNKTSENTQKSESQSESGGGDDQSGTYNEPLITKSSASSEQSGQQGNYNEPARR from the exons atggATAGCGAGGGTAATTCTCAATCATCTGAGGAGACTCAAACATCTGAGAAAACTCAAACATCCGCGGAAAATCAAACATCTAAAAATACTCAAGCATCTAAGAAAACTCAAGCATCTAAGAAAACTCAAGCATCTGAGAAAACTCAAGCATCTGAGAAAACTCAAGCATCTGAGAAAAAATcggagaaaaataaaacatctgaGAATACTCAAAAATCTGAGTCTCAATCTGAATCAGG AGGTGGTGACGATCAAAGTGGAACATACAACGAACCGCTTATAACAAAAAGCTC AGCCTCTTCTGAGCAAAGTGGGCAACAGGGTAACTACAACGAACCAGCCCGGAGATAA